A region of Sugiyamaella lignohabitans strain CBS 10342 chromosome A, complete sequence DNA encodes the following proteins:
- the MDH1 gene encoding malate dehydrogenase MDH1 (Mitochondrial malate dehydrogenase; catalyzes interconversion of malate and oxaloacetate; involved in the tricarboxylic acid (TCA) cycle; phosphorylated; GO_component: GO:0005759 - mitochondrial matrix [Evidence IEA]; GO_component: GO:0005759 - mitochondrial matrix [Evidence IDA] [PMID 9774331]; GO_component: GO:0005739 - mitochondrion [Evidence IEA]; GO_component: GO:0005739 - mitochondrion [Evidence IMP] [PMID 10777592]; GO_component: GO:0005739 - mitochondrion [Evidence IDA] [PMID 11502169]; GO_component: GO:0005739 - mitochondrion [Evidence IDA] [PMID 16823961]; GO_component: GO:0005739 - mitochondrion [Evidence IPI] [PMID 16962558]; GO_function: GO:0030060 - L-malate dehydrogenase activity [Evidence IEA,IEA]; GO_function: GO:0030060 - L-malate dehydrogenase activity [Evidence IMP] [PMID 10777592]; GO_function: GO:0030060 - L-malate dehydrogenase activity [Evidence IDA] [PMID 1898005]; GO_function: GO:0003824 - catalytic activity [Evidence IEA]; GO_function: GO:0003729 - mRNA binding [Evidence IDA] [PMID 21124907]; GO_function: GO:0016615 - malate dehydrogenase activity [Evidence IEA]; GO_function: GO:0016491 - oxidoreductase activity [Evidence IEA,IEA]; GO_function: GO:0016616 - oxidoreductase activity, acting on the CH-OH group of donors, NAD or NADP as acceptor [Evidence IEA]; GO_process: GO:0009060 - aerobic respiration [Evidence IMP] [PMID 3312168]; GO_process: GO:0005975 - carbohydrate metabolic process [Evidence IEA]; GO_process: GO:0044262 - cellular carbohydrate metabolic process [Evidence IEA]; GO_process: GO:0001300 - chronological cell aging [Evidence IMP] [PMID 18381895]; GO_process: GO:0006108 - malate metabolic process [Evidence IEA]; GO_process: GO:0055114 - oxidation-reduction process [Evidence IEA,IEA]; GO_process: GO:0001302 - replicative cell aging [Evidence IMP] [PMID 18381895]; GO_process: GO:0006099 - tricarboxylic acid cycle [Evidence IEA]; GO_process: GO:0006099 - tricarboxylic acid cycle [Evidence IMP] [PMID 3312168]) encodes MTRDDLFNTNASIVRDLAKAIGDVSPKAFVLIISNPVNSTVPIVAEVLKSKGVYDPKRLFGVTTLDVVRASRFISEVQGTSPDNEEVTVVGGHSGVTIVPLISQSNHPNISGEVLDKLINRIQFGGDEVVKAKDGAGSATLSMAQAGARFTSSILRAIKGEKDVVEPTFVESPLFKDEGIDFFSSKVTLGPNGVEEIHPLGPLNDLEEKLVAAAKVDLVKNIKKGKDFVAQNP; translated from the coding sequence ATGACTCGTGACGATTTGTTCAACACCAACGCTTCTATTGTCCGTGACTTGGCCAAGGCTATTGGTGATGTTTCTCCCAAGGCTTTTGTCCTTATTATCTCCAACCCTGTTAACTCGACTGTTCCTATTGTCGCCGAGGTGTTGAAGTCCAAGGGTGTTTACGACCCCAAGCGTTTGTTTGGTGTCACTACTTTGGATGTTGTCCGTGCCTCTCGTTTCATCTCCGAGGTCCAAGGTACTTCTCCTGATAACGAGGAGGTcactgttgttggtggtcACTCTGGTGTCACCATTGTCCCTCTTATCTCCCAATCCAACCACCCTAACATTTCTGGTGAGGTTCTTGACAAGCTCATTAACCGTATCCAATTCGGTGGTGACGAGGTTGTCAAGGCCAAGGACggtgctggttctgctACTTTGTCCATGGCTCAAGCCGGTGCTAGATTCACTTCTTCCATTCTCCGTGCCATCAAGGGCGAGAAGGACGTTGTCGAGCCTACTTTCGTCGAGTCTCCTCTTTTCAAGGACGAGGGTATCGActtcttctcttccaaGGTCACTCTTGGCCCTAACGGTGTCGAGGAGATCCACCCTCTTGGTCCCCTCAACGACCTCGAGGAGAAGCTcgtcgctgctgccaaggtcGACCTTGTCAAGAACATCAAGAAGGGTAAGGACTTTGTCGCCCAAAACCCTTAA
- the TOM40 gene encoding Tom40p (Component of the TOM (translocase of outer membrane) complex; responsible for recognition and initial import steps for all mitochondrially directed proteins; constitutes the core element of the protein conducting pore; pre-Tom40p is phosphorylated by PKA, which impairs its import into mitochondria under non-respiratory conditions; GO_component: GO:0016021 - integral component of membrane [Evidence IEA]; GO_component: GO:0016021 - integral component of membrane [Evidence ISM] [PMID 12192589]; GO_component: GO:0016020 - membrane [Evidence IEA]; GO_component: GO:0005741 - mitochondrial outer membrane [Evidence IEA,IEA,IEA]; GO_component: GO:0005741 - mitochondrial outer membrane [Evidence IDA] [PMID 16407407]; GO_component: GO:0005742 - mitochondrial outer membrane translocase complex [Evidence IDA] [PMID 9774667]; GO_component: GO:0005739 - mitochondrion [Evidence IEA]; GO_component: GO:0005739 - mitochondrion [Evidence IDA] [PMID 11914276]; GO_component: GO:0005739 - mitochondrion [Evidence IDA] [PMID 14576278]; GO_component: GO:0005739 - mitochondrion [Evidence IDA] [PMID 16823961]; GO_component: GO:0046930 - pore complex [Evidence IEA]; GO_function: GO:0015288 - porin activity [Evidence IEA]; GO_function: GO:0015266 - protein channel activity [Evidence IEA]; GO_function: GO:0015266 - protein channel activity [Evidence IDA] [PMID 9774109]; GO_process: GO:0006811 - ion transport [Evidence IEA]; GO_process: GO:0030150 - protein import into mitochondrial matrix [Evidence IEA]; GO_process: GO:0030150 - protein import into mitochondrial matrix [Evidence IMP] [PMID 15590639]; GO_process: GO:0015031 - protein transport [Evidence IEA]; GO_process: GO:0055085 - transmembrane transport [Evidence IEA]; GO_process: GO:0006810 - transport [Evidence IEA]): MASPIASLGDVSNLPLGFKVPKTPTVWETNPVLSYFNDFYKAVAARRQALNLTNPGTLENINKEVSKDVFLNNYFFTGLRADLTKSFSMSPAFQVSHSFSLGSPVMPPYAFAAFYATDNVFLQGNVDNDLSVSGRLHYGWDKYNTTKANVQIANAQPAMLQLEHDFQASDFSLNFKTLNPSILDGGFTGVAVGSILQSVSSKLALGLEAVYSSQSPLYPPDAAVSYVARYDAKDWIASAQLQAQGAILASFWRRVTDKVEAGIETSISAGGSQQAMMMGAPPSVEASTTLGAKYEFRQSVFRGQIDSAGKVSCLLERRVLPVVSVIFAGEIDHAKSTARLGLGLQFEAGGEETFQQQVDPNDQPHPPM, translated from the coding sequence ATGGCATCACCAATCGCTTCTCTCGGCGATGTTTCCAACCTTCCTCTGGGGTTCAAGGTCCCCAAAACACCCACTGTGTGGGAAACCAACCCCGTTTTGTCTTATTTCAACGACTTTTATAAGGCGGTGGCTGCTCGTAGACAGGCTCTGAATTTGACCAACCCCGGCACTTTGGAGAACATCAACAAAGAAGTTTCCAAAGATGTTTTTCTTAACAACTATTTTTTCACAGGGTTGCGTGCTGATTTGACCAAATCGTTTTCCATGAGCCCGGCTTTCCAGGTATCCCACTCGTTCTCGTTGGGTTCGCCTGTCATGCCTCCATACGCATTTGCCGCTTTCTATGCTACCGACAATGTCTTTTTGCAAGGTAATGTGGACAATGATTTATCGGTTTCTGGAAGATTGCATTACGGTTGGGACAAGTATAACACTACCAAGGCCAATGTTCAAATTGCCAATGCCCAACCTGCTATGTTGCAATTGGAACACGATTTCCAAGCCAGTGATTTCTCTTTGAACTTCAAGACTCTTAACCCTTCGATTCTTGATGGTGGATTTACTGGAGTTGCTGTCGGTTCGATTCTGCAAAGTGTCAGTTCGAAACTTGCTCTTGGTCTTGAGGCTGTTTATTCGTCGCAATCTCCTTTGTATCCtcctgatgctgctgtcagtTATGTTGCTAGATACGACGCTAAAGACTGGATTGCCTCGGCTCAATTGCAAGCTCAAGGTGCTATTTTAGCTTCTTTCTGGCGTCGTGTCACTGATAAGGTCGAGGCTGGTATTGAGACATCGATTTCGGCTGGCGGTTCGCAACAGGCTATGATGATGGGAGCTCCTCCTTCGGTTGAAGCCAGTACTACTCTTGGTGCTAAGTACGAGTTCCGTCAAAGTGTTTTCCGTGGACAAATCGATTCGGCTGGTAAAGTCAGCTGTCTGCTTGAACGACGTGTGCTACCTGTTGTGTCTGTCATTTTCGCTGGAGAAATTGACCACGCCAAGAGCACCGCCCGTTTGGGTCTCGGCCTGCAATTCGAGGCCGGCGGCGAAGAAACCTTCCAACAACAAGTCGACCCTAATGACCAGCCCCATCCTCCCATGTAA
- the INP1 gene encoding Inp1p (Peripheral membrane protein of peroxisomes; involved in peroxisomal inheritance; recruitment to peroxisomes is mediated by interaction with Pex3p at the peroxisomal membrane; GO_component: GO:0005780 - extrinsic component of intraperoxisomal membrane [Evidence IEA]; GO_component: GO:0005780 - extrinsic component of intraperoxisomal membrane [Evidence IDA] [PMID 15928207]; GO_component: GO:0016020 - membrane [Evidence IEA]; GO_component: GO:0005778 - peroxisomal membrane [Evidence IEA]; GO_component: GO:0005777 - peroxisome [Evidence IEA]; GO_component: GO:0005777 - peroxisome [Evidence IDA] [PMID 14562095]; GO_component: GO:0005777 - peroxisome [Evidence IDA] [PMID 23900285]; GO_function: GO:0030674 - protein binding, bridging [Evidence IMP] [PMID 23900285]; GO_process: GO:0045033 - peroxisome inheritance [Evidence IEA]; GO_process: GO:0045033 - peroxisome inheritance [Evidence IMP,IPI] [PMID 15928207]) has protein sequence MNDNMSEKEMAGDGGSYKLDVEGAESVQWRSRSSISPDSDEVHAWEVSESNEDVGLEFTPKVNGEETQKVNNEIESESGSQETVGKVLPLPGRFADNSVGSSVRCVSAPISGSTDSSNDTVNPSSVNIPSQIMKKPSNLHITNRLAQLDSPSLRSQRSSSWSSSSSLLSRRSSKNELTDDSESSFDSDVSVLFSGWVAKMTQFTSPNYDMTKDYESPPNMTTRVSESIVSEGKLQIYQILGKKAAFLQCGKFVHPILPRLRLWRVEDKVFVLPQPNPGKFWRIELLPSTSITNDESETIMESANDLNSLEQVLGDACFYRNVYEPEETSVEDEVESEEVGVEEQNDRDGESVVAGSLVDTQCDDMLIAEPEKEETGIEVDEVMIQDNSLESRVEPELELLSEPESQPILEEGIHSESELEPETQVDSQAEDEFILRPKTNPESFVESPMAPLTPKSSPLDLPNDIQGIIDLSTIGPESPSAHFLSSLQSPTTPPLSSPFTTGIHYDQTSSSSTLDEILDAFDDSPYQHSGPIFMEQGRDSPSVTISNDLINNKTNDHQQEHQITDQETPLNPIYETEDATSDVASFQSDEEPPHTQRPTPMTSTSSISTVTTNEVELPELSIDPATRLNNKENSTPVPFNPSTLPLAFLNHPFVPMPQLTTNKQLSSRQLHTRFQSPRQSLQFKSLEDDWLEVDVAPGTRPPVNYQASLSMRPGLGYLNWVAQVTGDLVSSSSNYVEGKIEKRRASSSSHPTSRDGSNPNSSTTASINPIYSPVPIKAAIPPLPEDVRTTVIDATRSGRNSPSPLPSKNAIRDLDTRLVPRSQLSSPTRGNTPSPTSTSNTTVFEKTTTGPQTPNQTHDTNNTDQVDPQPDLYQQAVIVSGYMGWQLLNRVIPPWVRR, from the coding sequence ATGAACGACAATATGAGCGAAAAGGAGATGgctggtgatggtggttCATATAAACTGGATGTAGAAGGGGCAGAGAGTGTGCAGTGGAGATCCAGATCGAGCATCTCGCCAGACAGTGATGAAGTTCACGCTTGGGAAGTATCTGAGAGTAATGAGGATGTTGGACTTGAGTTTACACCTAAAGTGAATGGAGAAGAGACGCAGAAGGTTAATAATGAGATTGAATCTGAATCAGGGTCGCAGGAGACAGTTGGTAAAGTTTTGCCGCTGCCTGGACGGTTTGCTGATAACTCTGTTGGCTCTTCAGTGAGATGTGTTTCAGCACCTATTTCTGGGTCTACTGATTCATCAAATGATACTGTAAACCCAAGTTCAGTTAATATCCCCTCTCAGATCATGAAAAAGCCATCTAATCTACATATCACAAATCGACTGGCACAGCTTGATTCACCAAGTCTGCGATCTCAGCGATCAAGCTCATGGAGCTCGTCATCCTCACTTTTATCAAGAAGGTCTTCAAAGAATGAGCTGACTGACGATAGTGAATCTAGTTTTGATTCTGATGTGTCAGTACTGTTTTCAGGCTGGGTAGCTAAGATGACCCAGTTTACATCTCCTAATTACGACATGACCAAGGACTATGAGTCACCTCCTAATATGACCACGAGAGTGTCAGAATCCATTGTTTCGGAAGGAAAGTTACAGATATATCAGATTCTTGGCAAAAAGGCTGCTTTTTTGCAGTGTGGGAAATTCGTTCACCCGATCTTACCTCGACTTCGATTATGGCGAGTTGAAGATAAAGTGTTCGTACTGCCGCAACCGAACCCAGGGAAATTCTGGAGAATTGAGCTTTTACCGAGTACTAGTATCACCAATGATGAATCGGAAACCATAATGGAGTCTGCGAATGATCTGAATAGTCTGGAACAGGTATTAGGAGACGCTTGTTTCTATCGAAATGTCTATGAACCAGAGGAGACTAGTGTGGAGGATGAGGTTGAAAGTGAAGAGGTTGGAGTGGAAGAGCAGAATGACCGTGATGGCGAGTCTGTGGTGGCTGGGTCTTTAGTAGATACGCAATGTGACGATATGCTGATTGCAGAAccagagaaagaagagacaggTATTGAGGTCGATGAGGTAATGATACAAGACAATAGTTTGGAGTCTCGAGTTGAGCCTGAATTGGAGTTGCTTTCTGAACCAGAGTCTCAACCAATACTGGAAGAAGGGATACATTCTGAATCAGAACTAGAACCTGAAACACAGGTCGACTCTCAGGCTGAAGACGAGTTCATATTACGTCCCAAAACCAACCCAGAATCTTTCGTAGAATCGCCAATGGCACCTCTTACACCCAAATCAAGTCCACTAGACCTTCCCAATGATATCCAAGGGATAATTGATCTGTCAACAATCGGTCCGGAATCGCCATCTGCCCATTTCCTTTCATCACTACAAAGCCCAACGACCCCACCCCTAAGCTCACCATTCACAACTGGAATCCATTACGACCAGACATCGTCCTCCTCTACCCTGGACGAGATTCTCGATGCTTTTGACGATTCTCCCTATCAGCACAGTGGTCCCATTTTCATGGAGCAGGGTCGAGATTCTCCTAGTGTGACCATCAGCAACGACCTaataaacaacaaaacaaacgatCACCAGCAAGAGCACCAAATAACAGATCAGGAAACTCCATTAAATCCAATATACGAAACAGAAGACGCTACTAGCGATGTAGCCAGTTTTCAAAGTGACGAAGAGCCACCACATACACAACGACCAACTCCCATGACAAGCACATCGTCGATATCCACTGTCACAACGAACGAAGTTGAGTTACCAGAGCTGTCAATTGACCCAGCGACTCGACTGAACAACAAAGAAAACAGCACCCCTGTCCCATTTAACCCATCAACACTTCCATTAGCGTTTCTCAACCACCCATTTGTGCCCATGCCACAAttaacaacaaacaaacaattaTCATCGAGACAGCTTCACACAAGATTCCAATCTCCACGGCAGTCTTTACAGTTCAAATCGTTAGAAGATGACTGGCTAGAAGTCGATGTTGCACCTGGTACTCGGCCACCAGTCAACTACCAAGCATCTCTCAGCATGCGACCTGGTCTTGGATATCTCAACTGGGTAGCTCAAGTTACAGGCGATCTAGTatcctcgtcgtcaaacTACGTCGAAGgaaaaattgaaaagagaCGAGCTAGTTCGAGTTCTCATCCAACCTCTCGCGACGGGTCGAACCCCAATTCCAGTACCACTGCCTCTATCAATCCGATATACAGTCCTGTTCCCATAAAAGCAGCGATCCCACCGCTACCAGAAGACGTCAGAACGACTGTCATCGATGCCACAAGATCCGGAAGAAACTCACCCTCTCCCCTACCATCCAAAAACGCCATCAGAGACTTGGATACCCGTCTGGTCCCCCGGTCACAGCTCTCATCCCCCACTCGAGGCAACACCCCATCTCCCACCTCTACCTCGAACACAACAGTCTTTGAAAAGACAACAACTGGTCCACAAACTCCTAATCAAACTCACGACACCAATAACACCGACCAGGTCGACCCACAACCCGACCTCTACCAACAAGCAGTCATCGTATCCGGCTACATGGGCTGGCAGCTGCTCAACCGAGTCATCCCACCATGGGTACGACGCTAA
- the AIM9 gene encoding Aim9p (hypothetical protein; the authentic, non-tagged protein is detected in highly purified mitochondria in high-throughput studies; null mutant displays elevated frequency of mitochondrial genome loss; GO_component: GO:0005739 - mitochondrion [Evidence IEA,IEA]; GO_component: GO:0005739 - mitochondrion [Evidence IDA] [PMID 14562095]; GO_component: GO:0005739 - mitochondrion [Evidence IDA] [PMID 14576278]; GO_component: GO:0005739 - mitochondrion [Evidence IDA] [PMID 16823961]; GO_function: GO:0003674 - molecular_function [Evidence ND]; GO_function: GO:0016772 - transferase activity, transferring phosphorus-containing groups [Evidence IEA]; GO_process: GO:0008150 - biological_process [Evidence ND]; GO_process: GO:0008152 - metabolic process [Evidence IEA]), whose amino-acid sequence MLRNRAVLSGLRSGRSGSVASASLWARQLSSSAVRRNEEDILKVSLNDSDLNSVDTKNFFKYTWGRWLVDDEKQRAARETKFSLRGLADVLREKVDYLQKSPSNAELQIKTIAPYHEGKHNKIYRVDLVDGRSYALRIPYSIGFPEYRKARMQSEVATMDFLKKKHNVLMPSVVSWSPTKDNRLQSEYQIMDFVSGDSLMKQWHPGSSDIKAKSSIIKPVVDLFGQIAETKFNKYGSLYFTEDVASEYQSDLPYEGETDPDLVDRYRIGPTVEGRFWKGKTAASAAEFRGPWTSINDYLGDLGNAQIAYVQELLADPSTAENVEFKTDLEKALATFERFARTSQVLFDAEAEELSPEITAPRLHDPDLNPINIIHRTDPVKSYLLDLEGTSIRPFLLHGAPTFVKHKGPKIFKKEDIPDYETLSDADKRAVDHFIVMTQNQFAFEFLLKQTKPELFPAFSPTIKRRQELVQTAHNTLVPSKDYIDLDYDILRLAQEWQFLTLDRPFPVEYTQAQLDAYVQDMDAWSKHVLNNPFLETRGWVPINLFEQLLGEGTLVRKDNGNYEFARPFSV is encoded by the coding sequence ATGTTGCGAAACCGGGCTGTTTTGAGTGGATTGCGAAGTGGTCGTAGCGGCAGTGTTGCGAGTGCGAGTTTGTGGGCGCGACAGCTGTCGTCGTCGGCGGTTCGTCGAAATGAGGAGGATATTTTGAAGGTTTCATTGAATGATAGTGATCTCAACTCGGTTGATACTAAGAACTTTTTCAAGTATACTTGGGGCAGATGGTTGGTTGACGATGAGAAACAGAGGGCTGCTAGAGAGACCAAATTCTCGTTGCGAGGATTGGCAGACGTTTTGCGCGAGAAAGTCGACTACCTACAGAAATCGCCGTCAAATGCGGAATTGCAAATCAAGACGATTGCTCCGTATCATGAAGGTAAACATAATAAGATCTATCGAGTGGATTTAGTCGATGGACGATCATATGCTCTTCGTATTCCGTACTCAATTGGATTCCCTGAGTATAGAAAGGCCCGTATGCAGAGCGAGGTGGCTACTATGGACTTtctcaagaagaaacaCAATGTTCTTATGCCATCGGTCGTTTCATGGTCTCCTACTAAAGATAATCGTCTTCAATCAGAATACCAGATTATGGATTTTGTTAGTGGAGACTCGCTTATGAAACAATGGCATCCCGGATCCAGTGATATCAAGGCCAAGAGCAGTATCATTAAACCAGTTGTTGATCTGTTTGGCCAAATTGCTGAAACTAAGTTCAATAAATACGGCAGTTTGTATTTCACAGAGGATGTTGCTTCTGAATACCAGTCCGATTTACCATATGAAGGAGAAACTGATCCTGATCTCGTTGATAGATACAGAATCGGACCCACTGTTGAGGGTCGGTTCTGGAAAGGCAAGactgctgccagtgctgccGAGTTCCGTGGTCCTTGGACTTCAATTAACGACTATCTCGGTGATTTGGGCAATGCGCAAATTGCATATGTCCAGGAACTTCTTGCCGACCCCAGTACTGCTGAAAACGTCGAGTTCAAGACCGATCTTGAGAAAGCTCTAGCTACTTTTGAGAGATTTGCTCGTACTTCCCAAGTTCTTTTTGAcgctgaagctgaagaatTATCACCTGAAATCACAGCTCCTCGTTTACACGATCCTGATCTCAACcctatcaatatcatccaCCGAACCGATCCTGTCAAATCGTATTTATTGGATCTCGAAGGAACCTCGATTCGTCCTTTCCTTCTTCATGGAGCACCCACCTTTGTAAAGCATAAAGGACCTaagattttcaagaaagaagataTCCCCGACTATGAGACCTTATCTGACGCAGACAAACGAGCTGTAGACCATTTCATTGTTATGACCCAGAACCAGTTTGCGTTTGAATTCCTTctcaaacaaaccaaaccCGAATTGTTCCCTGCCTTCTCCCCCACCATCAAACGCCGTCAAGAGCTCGTTCAAACCGCACACAACACACTCGTTCCATCGAAAGATTACATCGATCTCGACTATGACATCCTTCGATTGGCTCAAGAATGGCAATTCCTGACTCTGGACCGTCCTTTCCCCGTGGAGTACACCCAAGCCCAGCTCGACGCCTATGTCCAAGACATGGACGCCTGGAGCAAGCACGTCCTCAACAACCCCTTCCTCGAGACCCGAGGCTGGGTACCCATCAACCTCTTTGAACAGCTCCTCGGCGAAGGTACCCTCGTCCGTAAAGACAACGGCAACTACGAATTCGCTCGTCCCTTCTCCGTCTAA